The segment GAGGCCGACGTCGTCCTCCACGCCGGCGACTGGGTCGGCCCTGACCTGCTGCGCCAGATCACGCGACGGTCACGGCGTCTCATCGCGTGCTTCGGCAACAACGACGGGCCGGAGATCCGCGCGATCCTGCCCGAGATCGCCCGCGTGACGCTGGACGGCCTGCGCTTCGTGATCGTCCACGAGACCGGGGCTGCCGCGGCACGGGACCGCCGCCTCGCCGCCGCCTACCCTGACGCGGACGTCATCGTCTTCGGCCACTCCCACATCCCGTGGGACACGACGACG is part of the Parafrankia discariae genome and harbors:
- a CDS encoding metallophosphoesterase family protein — encoded protein: MRLVVLADTHVPARARDLPPRVWTAVDEADVVLHAGDWVGPDLLRQITRRSRRLIACFGNNDGPEIRAILPEIARVTLDGLRFVIVHETGAAAARDRRLAAAYPDADVIVFGHSHIPWDTTTTRPQDGRPLRLLNPGSPTDRRRQPQPTYLTATIKDQTLLDVELHRLPRPTPARPR